Proteins encoded together in one Osmerus eperlanus chromosome 20, fOsmEpe2.1, whole genome shotgun sequence window:
- the rab5aa gene encoding RAB5A, member RAS oncogene family, a gives MANRGGATRPNGPNAGNKICQFKLVLLGESAVGKSSLVLRFVKGQFHEFQESTIGAAFLTQTVCLDDTTVKFEIWDTAGQERYHSLAPMYYRGAQAAIVVYDITNEESFARAKTWVKELQRQASPNIVIALSGNKADLANKRAVDFQDAQSYADDNSLLFMETSAKTSMNVNEIFMAIAKRLPKSEPQAPGASSGRSRGVDLTETAQPTKAPCCSN, from the exons ATGGCCAATCGGGGAGGAGCTACGAGACCCAACGGGCCCAACGCTGGGAACAAGATCTGCCAGTTTAAGCTGGTGTTGCTGGGGGAGTCAGCGGTGGGAAAGTCCAGTCTGGTTCTGCGCTTCGTCAAGGGACAGTTCCATGAGTTCCAGGAGAGCACAATAGGAg cggCCTTCCTGACCCAGACAGTGTGTCTAGACGACACGACGGTCAAGTTTGAGATCTGGGATACTGCGGGACAGGAGCGCTACCACAGCCTGGCGCCCATGTACTACAGAGGAGCGCAGGCTGCCATCGTGGTCTACGACATCACTAATGAG GAGTCGTTTGCGCGGGCCAAGACCTGGGTGAAGGAGCTGCAGAGACAAGCCAGTCCCAACATCGTCATCGCTCTTTCAGGAAACAAGGCGGATCTGGCCAATAAGAGAGCTGTGGACTTCCAG GATGCCCAATCATATGCAGATGACAACAGCCTACTCTTCATGGAGACGTCAGCCAAGACATCGATGAATGTGAACGAGATATTCATGGCCATCG CGAAAAGATTGCCCAAGAGTGAGCCACAAGCTCCTGGAGCCAGTAGTGGGCGGAGCCGAGGCGTCGACCTGACGGAAACCGCCCAGCCCACCAAGGCCCCGTGCTGCAGTAACTAA